The window ATGCTTTCTGCACCAAGCTCACATAACGCATTCAGTGCAAAAGCGGCGCCACTGCGAGGAGGGTCAAGAAGAATTTTATTGAAATGTTGTTTTGCCCAAGGTTGTTCTGAAAAAGCTTGGTCTAAATCGGCTTGATAAAACTCAACATTCTCAATGTGGTTAAACTGTGCATTCAATTGGGCTTTTTTCACCATATCAAAAACACCTTCAATTCCAACCGCACTTTTCACGCGTTTGGCTAAAGGCAGAGTAAAATTACCCATGCCACAGAATAAATCTAAGACATGATCGTCCTGATTCAAATCAAGCCAATCTAAAGCAGTGTCAACCATTTGCTGATTTAAGTGGGTATTCACTTGAATAAAATCGCGGATATCAAAGGATAAACGGATATCGCCCAATGAATAATAAGGCATTTCACCGTGCACAAGTTGAATACTTTGATCATCTTGTAAAAACAAATTTACGGCATTTATACGAGCAAACTCAAGCAACAAAGTGCGGTCAGTTTCAGTTAAATTTCCTTTGTAACGTAACAGCATAGCTACGCCATTATCCGCTGAAACCAATTCAATATGCCCTAATTGTTTCGGGGTTGAATATTGAGCCCAAAGTGCGGTCAATTTGGGGATAAGATGATTAATCGCAGGCTCTGCGACTAAGCATTGTTGAATACTCACTAACTGATTGGAGTTTTTCTGACGAAATCCCATTTCAATAGTTTTGCTTTTCGCATTCCACAGTAAACTTAATCGTACTCGACGACGATAAGCCCATTGCTCACCACAAATCATGGGCATTAATTGAATGGGCTCTGCTTGCAGTTTACTTAATCGAGAAAAAAGGGCTTTCTCTTTAGCGTTACGTTGCATTTCTACAGGAATATGCTGACCTTGGCATCCACCACAACGGCCATAATAACGACATTGTGGCTCAACACGCTGATTACTCTCTTGTAGCCATTTTTGTGCAGTCGCTAATCCATATTGACGTTTTTCATCGGTCACTACCGCTTCCACTTTTTCCGTTGGTAAAGCATTTTCAATGAACCAGGTTTTACCTTGAATTTTGGCTACGCCTAATCCTTGATAATCTAAATCCTGAATTTCAGCGACGATTTTTTGTATGGTTTTCTGTTTT is drawn from Haemophilus parainfluenzae and contains these coding sequences:
- the rlmD gene encoding 23S rRNA (uracil(1939)-C(5))-methyltransferase RlmD, with the translated sequence MALLYAPQKKQKTIQKIVAEIQDLDYQGLGVAKIQGKTWFIENALPTEKVEAVVTDEKRQYGLATAQKWLQESNQRVEPQCRYYGRCGGCQGQHIPVEMQRNAKEKALFSRLSKLQAEPIQLMPMICGEQWAYRRRVRLSLLWNAKSKTIEMGFRQKNSNQLVSIQQCLVAEPAINHLIPKLTALWAQYSTPKQLGHIELVSADNGVAMLLRYKGNLTETDRTLLLEFARINAVNLFLQDDQSIQLVHGEMPYYSLGDIRLSFDIRDFIQVNTHLNQQMVDTALDWLDLNQDDHVLDLFCGMGNFTLPLAKRVKSAVGIEGVFDMVKKAQLNAQFNHIENVEFYQADLDQAFSEQPWAKQHFNKILLDPPRSGAAFALNALCELGAESILYVSCNPATLVRDAEILRSFGYRIIKTAMIDMFPHTSHLESVTLFIK